TATCCAGTATCTATGGCTGTGCTATTATTCTATTCGATCATTAGTTTAGTTACAATTTTGGTAGTAGATTTATCGTATGGAGTTATAGACCCAAGAATTAGAATGGGAGGTAAACGCTAATGAGTAAAGACCTCAAGAAATATACAGATGACCAATTTACCTTTGCCCACTCTGCTCAACAAGAGCTCAAAGACGATAAGTTCGAAACAGAGCCAGTAGGTTTTTTTAAGGATGCTGGTATCAGGTTTAGAAAAAATAAAGCTTCAATTATAGCAGCGGGAATTATAATTGTCATTGTTATGATGGCTTTAATAGGACCAAGTATGACTAAATACAGCTTTAGAGAACAGAGAATAGACTTAGCTTATTTACCAGCCCGAATACCTGGGATAGAGAAACTTGGTATATTTGATGGTACAAGAGAAAAGCGAGTTAGAGCTTCGAAAATTGATACAGAATATAAAGATAGTATTATTAAAGTTGTAAAAGAGTATGAGATGTACGGCGTAAAAATGGCAGATATTAAATTCGATGATTATGCCTACCGTGGCGTTAAAGATAAATATTTTTTATTTGGTACAGATTATGTTGGACGAGACCAATGGACCAGAATTTGGCGTGGAACACGTGTGTCATTGCTAATTGCTTTAATTTCAATGCTGGTTAATATTTTCATTGGTGTAGTATATGGTGCTATATCAGGCTACTATGGTGGTACAGTTGACCTTGTTATGCAACGTTTTACGGAGGTGTTAAACGGTGTACCACGAACAGTAGTAATGATTTTATTTATCCTTTATTTTGGTGCTGGTATTTTGCCAATAGCTTTAGCACTATGTCTAAAGGGATGGATTGGCATGAGCCGCATGATTCGTGCTCAGTTTTACAGATATAAACGAATGGAATATGTATTAGCATCAAGAACTTTGGGTGCTAAAGATATGACCTTAATATTTAGACATATTTTGCCTAATGCAATTGGTATTTTAATTACTAAAGCGGCTTTAGCTATTCCTTCAGCTATTTTTAGTGAGTCGTTTTTGGCTTATTTGGGTTTAGGTGTACAGGCTCCTGAGCCATCAATTGGGGTATTGTTAGCGGAGGGGCAAAAGGTTTTAGTTCAATTTCCACATTTAACATTGTTCCCTGCACTAGTAATATCATTGCTCATGATTTCGTTTAACCTCTTTGGTAATGGATTACGTGATGCGTTTGATCCTACCCAACGTGGTATAGAGTAGAAAAGAGGTGAAAATAATGAGTAATTATGCTATAGAAGTAAAGAACTTATATGTAACATTTAATACATTTAGTGGCAAAGTGCATGCTGTTCGAGACGTTTCGTTTAATGTGAAAAATGGTGAAACATTAGCCATAGTAGGTGAATCTGGTTCAGGCAAATCAGTTACAGCTAAAACAATAATGGGGCTACTAACCAAAAATGCTAATATTGAAAGTGGCTCAGTTTTATATGAAGGAAAAAATCTTTTAGAGCAAACCGAAAAAGAGATGTGTAACATTAGGGGCTCTGAGATTGGCATGATCTTTCAAGATCCACTAGCGTCTTTAAATCCAGTAATGAAAATAGGTAAACAGATTACGGAGGCCTTAAGAATAAAACAAAGAATTGCCAAAGATGAGGCTAAAGAAATAGCCATTCAACTTATGAAAGACGTAGGTATTCCTTATGCAGAAAAAAGATATGAACAATATCCATTTCAGTTTTCGGGGGGTATGCGTCAACGTATTGTTATAGCTACAACATTAGCTATGGATCCTAAAGTCTTAATCTGTGATGAGCCTACTACGGCTTTAGATGTAACTGTACAATCTAAAATTCTTGAGTTAATAAAAGAAATTCAACGAAAAAGAAATATAGCAGTAATATTTATTACCCACGACCTTGGTGTTGTTGCCAATGTTGCAGATACAGTAGCTGTAATGTATGCCGGAAAGATTGTAGAAAAAGGTACAGTAGAAGATATATTCTATAATGCTAAAACGCCATATGCCATGGCTTTAATGGCTTCAATGCCAGATTTAGAGACTGACACTCAGCGTGAGCTATATGCTATACCGGGTACGCCACCTAATATGTTGTTTCCTCCTAAAGGTGATGCTTTTGCAGCCCGAAACCAGTTTGCCTTAAAACTAGACTTTGAGGAGCAACCACCTGAATTTAAAGTTTCTAATACCCATGTTGCTAGCACTTGGTTAATGCATCCTAAGGCGCCAAGTGTAACTAAAAAAGACTTTATAAATAATAATGAGAGTTATCAAAGTGGTGAGTTTGGAAAAGGATCAACAATTGATTACAATAATAAGGTTCTTGAGGTAAAGGGATTAAAACAATACTTTACTAGTGGTACAGGTAAACGCAAAATTACAGTTAAAG
This Clostridium sp. 'deep sea' DNA region includes the following protein-coding sequences:
- a CDS encoding ABC transporter permease is translated as MSKDLKKYTDDQFTFAHSAQQELKDDKFETEPVGFFKDAGIRFRKNKASIIAAGIIIVIVMMALIGPSMTKYSFREQRIDLAYLPARIPGIEKLGIFDGTREKRVRASKIDTEYKDSIIKVVKEYEMYGVKMADIKFDDYAYRGVKDKYFLFGTDYVGRDQWTRIWRGTRVSLLIALISMLVNIFIGVVYGAISGYYGGTVDLVMQRFTEVLNGVPRTVVMILFILYFGAGILPIALALCLKGWIGMSRMIRAQFYRYKRMEYVLASRTLGAKDMTLIFRHILPNAIGILITKAALAIPSAIFSESFLAYLGLGVQAPEPSIGVLLAEGQKVLVQFPHLTLFPALVISLLMISFNLFGNGLRDAFDPTQRGIE
- a CDS encoding ABC transporter ATP-binding protein produces the protein MSNYAIEVKNLYVTFNTFSGKVHAVRDVSFNVKNGETLAIVGESGSGKSVTAKTIMGLLTKNANIESGSVLYEGKNLLEQTEKEMCNIRGSEIGMIFQDPLASLNPVMKIGKQITEALRIKQRIAKDEAKEIAIQLMKDVGIPYAEKRYEQYPFQFSGGMRQRIVIATTLAMDPKVLICDEPTTALDVTVQSKILELIKEIQRKRNIAVIFITHDLGVVANVADTVAVMYAGKIVEKGTVEDIFYNAKTPYAMALMASMPDLETDTQRELYAIPGTPPNMLFPPKGDAFAARNQFALKLDFEEQPPEFKVSNTHVASTWLMHPKAPSVTKKDFINNNESYQSGEFGKGSTIDYNNKVLEVKGLKQYFTSGTGKRKITVKAVDDVSFDIFKGETFGLVGESGCGKTTTGRGIIRLYQPTAGEVIFRGKNIAAKMSDKERRNATRGIEMIFQDPVASLNPRMTVKEIIGEGLRINRLCTSEEEMMDMIYKMLDVVGLTKEHASRYPHEFSGGQRQRIGVARALITNPEVVIADEPVSALDVSVQAQVLNLMNRIKKKLGLSILFIAHDLSVVKYFSDRIGVMYYGKLVEVADANELYKNPLHPYTKSLLSAIPHPNPEYEKKRKHINYSASMHKYGKNEEVSLVEVSKGHFVRCSKAERQKY